GAAGAGATTTAGTGTATTCTTAACAGAAGCTTACGAAGGTTCAGACCTGATTGAGAAAGGCCCATTTGTTGTTTGGAAGGAAAAAATACTTAACCTTGTTGGCTTtagaggaaagaagaagaagattggaaCTTTCAGTGACTTCTCTGACGAGGAGGATGACACTTTAATTCAAAGTGAATCTGATGATGAAGACATGGAAATGCAATTTGAGCAAGAGGAGACAATGGGTGGTTTAGAGGATGCTTTGCTTACAGACAGTGATGAGATGGAGATAGAAGAGTTTGGCAGCCTGTACAAGGATAGTGATACATCTTGAGGTCACAAAGTTTTCTCTggtctttattttatttttttctacttATTTTACTTTGGAAGATCTTGTGTTTCCCAGTTGAGTTTTATAAGTGCGCTCATTGTATTTTTGATATGGTGACAGCAAACAGATCACATTTCTGAAATTGGATTCTTTGTTTAGTTGCTGTACAGCCATCATGACTCCATTGGATGGTATGAGAAGGCTGAACGATATAAACTATAAAGACCTGGATTCTGCGGAAAAAAGATGTAAAATGTGCTCTTTGTATTACGCATCTGGACTTCACTCTTCATGAAGAGGAACTAATTGAGCCTCCTCACGAACATTTTAGTAACACATTGCACACATTTTTCCAATGTTCCCGCTGTCGGTGAGAGTTACAGGAATAACAGAACCCTTGCGGCTAGCAACAGACTGGTAGAataatttaaagaaaataagtGGAAAAAATCATTTTGTCTCGAAATCCCACGTATCACTGTTTTGAAGCAATGCTATGCCAACACTCAGTATGCACATTATGGTGAGGAAGTTCAAGTCTTTGTAACAGAACACCTTGTGCTTCAACATATGATAAACGCCTAAGTGGGATTTCCCGTGTACAAACTCCATCCAATAAAGAGCGCTACTCTGTCTTCTCTTCCTCTAGATCATCTGATTTTCCATTGCTGTTTTGAGCTGATGCAGGTTCCGGCGAGCTACGAATATCCTTCGATAAAGCCACATAAGAAGGCTTGATCAGTGTGAGAGTATCCTCCTTGTCAAATTCTTCTCCGGTATCTTCGGAGTAGGCATATCtgtcaagaaaaaagaagacagCTTTAGTCTGGGAAGGGAAATGGCATCCCTAGTGTCTGTTACTGCTTACGAACTTGAGTTTTGCTTCCTGCCAAAGCGATAATGCGGGACACAAAACAGAAGCCAGAGCCTAATTTAAGTTAAAAAAGAACTACTGCACAACCTGGGACATGATGCAACGTTGAAGCTCACCAGTTTTTAAACAAAGAGGCAAAGACTTACATAGATGAGATCGGTCTTGCATTCTAGCATAACAAGTTAATAGCGGACAACTAGTTCTGGGCCTTCTGGCATTCTGCGTGCACCCTATCATATCGGATTTAGTTATAGGCATCTTCCCCAAGcaatttcctctttttttttttcatgttgccTGAGTCCTAAAGCctgttattttaaaaaaaaaattagaagccCTTTTCTTGACATTTTGAAGGTGTTTGCATAATATCCTAAAGATGTATAAATGTCCTTATATATTCATGACTTCAATTCCACTCTAAACCATCCCCTAGTATAATGACTACTATACCTATTATCAATAGATTCTTCATACCTCCATGGACTTCCTTAAAATTAGAAACTACAAAAATATAAGGAAAATGAGAAATCAGCATGATGTTTAAGAGTCTTACCGTGTAGAATTCTGGGAGGGTGCCCAAAGAGCACATATAATacataggagagagaaagataagaCTTGTGAAAATGCAGGGATAATCCAAGCACTTTGCCAGCGCTCGTTGTACACGTCTGTTGACTTGAAGTAAAGCTGCAAGGATATATACAAAGTTACAAATTACATTATGAAAAAGGAAGGCAGAAAATTTGATGTTTGTGAACATTATTAATAAAGAATGAGCGCCATGACATGTGcatatttttttgaatgtagACATATATGTAAATTGACACATTCAAAAACCAAATCTACCATGTTGCAGTCCAATACAGGGGCAGTTGGATCCAGGAAAGGCTACAGACTAATCCCAGAACTTGTTAACACTTAAACACTAGAACAAAAAAGGTGACTGGTATGTGTGATGGATTCATATATGCTCAAGTGAAGGAAGTATCTGATAGTATTCTAACAATTACTGCAAGCCCAAGTTTCTTTTGAATCTAATTACAAAAGCATTAGAGTGAAATGCAGAAGGGTAAAGAAAACAATACAGTTACCTCATAGCAGATCCAACCGACGGACACAATAACAGCTACTGCGAGTGCATTTGTAAACTTTCTGTAAATATCTAATTTTCCCAGCATCCTTTTTGCCTGCCATTAAATACATCAAATTAGCTTTATGACCAATATTCAGGTTTACTTAATATTGTGATTACTAATAATACTTCTGCCACATTTCAGTCCAAAAGTTCACTCTTGGCCATATTAATGAGGATATTGACAAAGTAGCAAAACCGTCATGCAACCAGACCATTAGCTTAGCAAGCCACTAATGAAGCTCTACTTAACTATTCTTAGGTGGATCTGTAATTTGAACAACAAAACCTATGTCTTTTGCAAAGGTGCTGATAAAGTAGACGTTGCTTAACAAATTCGACAAACTTAACAACATATAACATGAAGGGGAAGTAAAAGGACAAAACCACTTGATGATTCCTCGAGCAATATTGCATCGGATTTATCATAATTTGTATGAAAAAATGGACCATTGTGGCATTGCTGTAACATATACAACAGGATAATCCAGTGCAAGATTTCTGGCTAATATAGATATCAGTCCCTACTACTTTATAGCATAGATATGTGTGAACATTTAGTCAGAACAAGTTTCTTTTATAAGTCTTTTTCAGTAAGAATGTGTACCTGAAGTTTATTAAGCGTCATAGAGAGGGCCCTAAATGTCCAAAGAATGAAGAAGGCATCTAAGAGTGCAACAGGAAGAACCAGGAATAATCTTGCCTTTCCTGAAAGATCATTTATGGTACCAACATTCTCCACAATTTCAAGCACCTCGGATGCCAGGAAAAATGTACCTCCAAGCATAAGGACCTTTGATGTCAGACCACCCAAAGTGGGTCTCACAACACCATAACCCATAGAAACCAGAAGTATGATGAGACGTGCCGCTGTTCGCTTTATAGTGCCAAATGAGATTGCCCATACAGTAATTCCAGTTGGCCTGACTCCGGTCTCATTGAACTCTGCATAATCATAGTACCAcaatgccatttcaaacattccCAATGCAATCACTAAAGTTATGCAGTTTTGCAGATGAAGAACCTCTGTCCAGAATCTGGCATATTGTgaaaaccaaaagataccaagtATCACAAAAGCAAGGGACATGAACCCATAAAACTTCATAAGTGGAGCCATCCTTCCAGGTAAATATCCCGTAGGATTTTTCCAAATGGTTTTCCCCTCTATGGTCAGGGCCTTGAGATTTGGATCACAGTGGATGAAATACAGGTTATACATCCCAGTTTCTGTAATCTGTATAGTTTTAGATGGAAAAAACGCAACAAGGTCATCTCCCTCAAAAGAGACACCAAATACTTGAGGCCAGTCAGGATTTCTGGTTGATGGACGGTGGATGATCTCCCCTTGTTTACACGCTCCTAATTTTGCAAGATCTGGAGTGCAGCAGACTGCTCTCTGACCACCATAAGCAGAGCCACCAATTGTCTCCCTATCTTCAACCTCAAAAACAATAGCTTGAACCAGAGATGGACCAGCCTGAGCAGCTTCCTTAGGCCTCCGGACAGTGATCTTGTCAAATCTGGTCAGGGGACACATTAGAAAGTTAGCAACCAACGTGACTAAATCTCAAAATGTCAGAATTTTCAATTTGTGTTAACTCATTCGAGAGCATCAACATTTCCAACTAGTAAATCCAAAGGTGACACTAAACAACACAAACttcacaaattattcaattaaaTACATCCAAGATTCAGTTTAACTCGGCCGTCTGTGGATTAGCGAACTTGCAAATTAAATCTCTTCAAAGACATCATTCTTACATACATTCAAGAAAGAACAAGCTCTCTTTAGTTTTTGTTGCATGAATTTGGAACAAAGGACTCCACGCCTATTTTCTCATTTCAGATTTCAGATTCCAGATACTCAGCAACTAATATTCAGTTCAAATTTTCACATTAACAGCTCAATTTTCCAGTAATCAATAAACAAACACAGATCATATACAATGCATGACATAATTACGAAGTATAGCCCGATTAAACGATACAACAAAGAGTACAAAAAGAGCCAAAAATGGGGGAGTTACTTTATGTAAGAAATTCCAGCAGTCGCAGACTCATTAAGGCTAGGCACGGAGGAGTAAAGCCCCTCACTGCCTCCGTGAACCACGAAGGCGTTTCCCTTGCTAATGAACTTCACTTCATTGTACTCATGAACGGAACCATTCACACACCACAACCATACCGACACTAAGTACAACAACAGCGCATAAGCTGAGACAGATCTTCGAACCTCCATTGCTGAAGAGCTCTAGAAAGTGTAGATCTGCAATGATGGCTAACGTAGTAACGTAACGTAAAGTCTGGGATGGACGATTTGGGAGAGGTCGAGACTGACATAAATAAGACAGAAGTATTTACTTTACTACTGGAAAGTCAAAAAGGGCTCATGAAAAATTGAA
This genomic window from Tripterygium wilfordii isolate XIE 37 chromosome 9, ASM1340144v1, whole genome shotgun sequence contains:
- the LOC120005800 gene encoding transmembrane protein 87A-like isoform X1, which codes for MEVRRSVSAYALLLYLVSVWLWCVNGSVHEYNEVKFISKGNAFVVHGGSEGLYSSVPSLNESATAGISYIKFDKITVRRPKEAAQAGPSLVQAIVFEVEDRETIGGSAYGGQRAVCCTPDLAKLGACKQGEIIHRPSTRNPDWPQVFGVSFEGDDLVAFFPSKTIQITETGMYNLYFIHCDPNLKALTIEGKTIWKNPTGYLPGRMAPLMKFYGFMSLAFVILGIFWFSQYARFWTEVLHLQNCITLVIALGMFEMALWYYDYAEFNETGVRPTGITVWAISFGTIKRTAARLIILLVSMGYGVVRPTLGGLTSKVLMLGGTFFLASEVLEIVENVGTINDLSGKARLFLVLPVALLDAFFILWTFRALSMTLNKLQAKRMLGKLDIYRKFTNALAVAVIVSVGWICYELYFKSTDVYNERWQSAWIIPAFSQVLSFSLLCIICALWAPSQNSTRYAYSEDTGEEFDKEDTLTLIKPSYVALSKDIRSSPEPASAQNSNGKSDDLEEEKTE
- the LOC120005800 gene encoding transmembrane protein 87A-like isoform X2 is translated as MEVRRSVSAYALLLYLVSVWLWCVNGSVHEYNEVKFISKGNAFVVHGGSEGLYSSVPSLNESATAGISYIKFDKITVRRPKEAAQAGPSLVQAIVFEVEDRETIGGSAYGGQRAVCCTPDLAKLGACKQGEIIHRPSTRNPDWPQVFGVSFEGDDLVAFFPSKTIQITETGMYNLYFIHCDPNLKALTIEGKTIWKNPTGYLPGRMAPLMKFYGFMSLAFVILGIFWFSQYARFWTEVLHLQNCITLVIALGMFEMALWYYDYAEFNETGVRPTGITVWAISFGTIKRTAARLIILLVSMGYGVVRPTLGGLTSKVLMLGGTFFLASEVLEIVENVGTINDLSGKARLFLVLPVALLDAFFILWTFRALSMTLNKLQAKRMLGKLDIYRKFTNALAVAVIVSVGWICYELYFKSTDVYNERWQSAWIIPAFSQVLSFSLLCIICALWAPSQNSTRL